A region of Flavobacterium album DNA encodes the following proteins:
- a CDS encoding aspartyl protease family protein, producing MNVTGYIISLCCAVFFTAHSQTADDIRKMVNDVGADNSNFYYEIPFEYPGEIVIRAEVGGELHNFLFDTGGYTMIDAALLQKNNFTILGKQLLSSTNGLAKETDIVKAGQFNIGGLVFNDVKAYCIELDNSPKLQCMVDGGIIGSAIIQNYIWQIDYPNKKIIVTDNIERLPGMEGALKIPVYLNGNLQPYFMSRINGRSQWLMFDTGCASQLWIGDKDATNFIDTAPAKTKIIGGSVETHHGRVSDGINVFKADCVVNGLEFNATPAYYREGSGLTLFGNPVIKDYIVTLNFAQGEMYFKPIKEKPAAKQWEGFGFTLEYMEGDYKIATVIAGTAAEKAGLVPGDRITVINGKKITCPDFCGCWQEFSQLLENSQEVILTANKNGKARQVKITKGKIF from the coding sequence ATGAATGTAACAGGATATATTATATCACTTTGCTGTGCAGTTTTCTTCACTGCTCATTCACAGACAGCTGATGATATCAGGAAAATGGTAAATGACGTTGGTGCCGACAACAGCAACTTTTACTATGAGATACCTTTTGAGTATCCGGGAGAAATTGTGATTCGCGCAGAAGTAGGCGGGGAGCTTCATAACTTCCTTTTTGATACAGGCGGCTACACCATGATCGATGCCGCTTTGCTTCAAAAAAACAATTTTACTATTCTTGGAAAACAGCTTTTAAGCAGCACTAACGGGCTGGCGAAAGAAACCGATATTGTAAAAGCAGGGCAATTCAACATCGGTGGCCTGGTATTTAACGATGTGAAGGCCTACTGTATCGAGCTTGACAATTCTCCAAAACTGCAATGCATGGTCGATGGCGGCATCATTGGCTCGGCGATTATTCAAAATTATATTTGGCAGATAGATTATCCCAATAAAAAAATCATAGTTACCGATAATATAGAACGGCTTCCCGGAATGGAAGGCGCTTTAAAGATCCCGGTTTACCTGAATGGAAATCTCCAGCCCTATTTTATGTCGCGCATCAATGGCAGGTCGCAATGGCTGATGTTCGATACCGGTTGCGCCTCGCAATTATGGATAGGAGATAAGGATGCCACTAATTTTATCGATACGGCTCCTGCCAAGACTAAAATCATTGGCGGGTCGGTAGAAACACATCACGGCAGGGTTTCAGATGGTATCAATGTCTTTAAAGCCGACTGTGTAGTTAATGGTTTGGAATTTAATGCAACACCGGCCTATTACAGAGAAGGCTCGGGGCTTACACTGTTTGGTAATCCCGTAATAAAGGATTATATCGTGACTCTAAATTTCGCGCAGGGCGAAATGTATTTTAAGCCCATAAAAGAAAAACCTGCTGCAAAACAATGGGAGGGTTTTGGATTTACCCTTGAATACATGGAAGGCGATTATAAGATAGCAACCGTTATTGCCGGCACTGCCGCTGAAAAGGCGGGCCTGGTGCCGGGTGACAGGATTACGGTCATCAATGGCAAAAAGATTACATGCCCTGATTTTTGCGGTTGCTGGCAGGAATTCTCACAATTGCTCGAAAATTCGCAGGAAGTTATCCTCACTGCCAATAAAAATGGGAAAGCCCGGCAAGTAAAAATTACTAAGGGAAAAATATTTTGA
- a CDS encoding T9SS type A sorting domain-containing protein, translated as MKLKFTFLLMLFVGIGYSQVTNEGKPASWKLHSLENLVPHTMPKFDLKALEAEDKANENRKDIPWRFGTEFLVDHNLQNSGKWHTLPNGDRIWRIRYLSKGAKTLNFLFSDFYMPKGGKVYLYNNDHTDLLGAYDEAQNNDERVLGTWLVKGEDIWIEYYEPLAVAGQGKLEIFKVIHGYRTSDGMTKAVDDDLNGSGACNYDVECYMGDIDGFKDVNKKGIALLITNNNSFCSGSLVNNTSNDGTPYLLTANHCYSNPAQWAFRFNWISPNPVCSGNEPSTTNAPNFYQTASGATLKAKRGGSDFCLVQITANLPSSWDLVWNGWDRTDTTPASTFGIHHPAGDIMKTCRDFDAPSPQVDGDGVSLWVIGSWDMGVTEGGSSGSPLFNNEGRIIGQLFYGEAACDGTQNNGQFDAFGRFAVSWDAGSTAATRLKEWLDPNNTGATMVDPYPAQETLALNAKMLIQDIGLQQCGTTISPVLRLINKGTEPLVSAQINYTLNDGTPAVYNWTGSLNSNQAADIELPQLNGASGENVLNVTLTLPNGGTDQDTSNNTATTTFMARVFDITNINLSLFTDYYSEETSWELRNEAGDVLYEGGGNYDSFQQYNETFELTEEGCYTFTIFDTEGDGICCAYGSGNYTLTTTGGTIVAEGGSFGESESISFRLQDTTGTGENSLKAAIKVYPNPSNGVFNITGSDSSLKYELFNVLGQQVKAGELAAGSGTLDISSAANGVYILKMADATGRQASYKLTKK; from the coding sequence ATGAAACTTAAATTTACTTTCTTGCTGATGCTTTTTGTGGGCATTGGCTATAGTCAGGTGACCAATGAAGGCAAGCCTGCAAGCTGGAAACTCCATAGCCTTGAAAATCTAGTGCCCCACACTATGCCGAAGTTCGACCTGAAAGCGCTCGAAGCCGAAGACAAGGCCAACGAGAACAGGAAAGATATACCATGGCGTTTTGGTACCGAGTTTTTGGTAGACCACAACCTGCAGAACAGTGGCAAATGGCATACGCTGCCTAATGGCGACAGGATATGGAGGATACGCTACTTGTCGAAAGGGGCAAAGACCCTCAACTTTCTTTTTAGTGATTTTTACATGCCAAAAGGTGGCAAAGTATATCTTTATAATAATGACCATACCGATTTGCTTGGCGCCTATGACGAAGCCCAGAACAATGATGAAAGGGTATTGGGAACATGGCTGGTAAAAGGCGAGGACATCTGGATAGAATACTATGAGCCGCTTGCCGTAGCCGGGCAGGGAAAGCTTGAAATATTCAAGGTTATCCACGGTTACCGTACTTCAGATGGCATGACGAAAGCAGTGGACGACGACCTCAACGGTTCCGGTGCGTGCAACTATGATGTTGAGTGCTACATGGGCGATATAGATGGCTTTAAAGACGTCAACAAAAAGGGTATAGCGCTGCTTATTACAAACAATAACAGTTTTTGCTCAGGTTCCCTTGTAAATAACACAAGCAATGATGGCACACCATACCTTCTTACTGCCAATCACTGCTACTCCAATCCGGCACAATGGGCCTTCCGCTTTAACTGGATAAGCCCGAACCCCGTTTGTTCAGGTAACGAGCCAAGTACAACCAATGCACCAAACTTCTACCAAACGGCCAGCGGTGCTACCCTAAAGGCAAAACGGGGCGGGAGCGATTTCTGCCTTGTGCAGATAACTGCAAACCTGCCGTCATCATGGGATTTGGTTTGGAACGGATGGGACCGCACGGACACAACACCAGCCTCGACCTTTGGTATTCACCACCCGGCGGGCGATATTATGAAAACATGCCGTGATTTCGATGCTCCTTCGCCCCAGGTCGATGGCGACGGCGTTAGCCTTTGGGTAATCGGCAGCTGGGATATGGGCGTAACCGAAGGCGGATCATCCGGTTCGCCGCTATTCAATAATGAAGGACGCATAATAGGGCAGCTGTTCTATGGCGAAGCCGCCTGCGACGGCACCCAGAACAACGGCCAATTCGATGCCTTTGGCCGCTTTGCGGTTTCATGGGATGCTGGTAGTACCGCTGCCACAAGGCTAAAAGAATGGCTGGACCCAAACAATACGGGCGCTACTATGGTAGATCCGTACCCTGCTCAGGAAACACTTGCACTGAATGCCAAAATGCTTATTCAGGATATTGGCCTTCAGCAATGTGGCACTACAATTTCACCGGTGCTAAGGCTCATTAACAAAGGCACAGAACCATTAGTGTCGGCACAAATAAATTATACACTAAATGATGGTACTCCTGCTGTATACAACTGGACAGGCAGCCTTAATAGTAACCAGGCAGCGGATATCGAATTGCCTCAGCTTAACGGCGCATCGGGCGAAAATGTACTCAATGTAACCCTCACGCTGCCAAATGGCGGAACTGACCAGGACACTTCCAACAACACAGCAACAACCACATTCATGGCAAGGGTATTCGATATAACTAATATTAACCTCAGCCTGTTTACCGATTACTATTCCGAAGAGACTTCATGGGAGCTCAGGAACGAGGCCGGTGATGTACTGTACGAAGGCGGCGGCAATTACGATTCGTTCCAGCAGTACAACGAAACTTTTGAACTTACAGAAGAAGGCTGCTATACCTTTACGATTTTTGATACAGAAGGCGATGGTATCTGTTGCGCCTATGGTTCCGGAAATTATACCCTTACAACGACCGGCGGTACAATAGTGGCCGAGGGCGGGTCATTTGGCGAATCGGAATCAATAAGCTTCAGGCTTCAGGATACAACAGGCACCGGCGAAAATTCGCTTAAGGCAGCAATTAAGGTATATCCAAACCCTTCTAATGGCGTTTTCAATATTACAGGTTCTGATTCGTCGCTGAAATATGAGCTGTTCAACGTGCTTGGCCAGCAGGTTAAGGCAGGCGAATTGGCCGCAGGCTCCGGTACGCTGGATATTTCGTCGGCTGCTAACGGGGTGTATATCCTCAAAATGGCCGACGCTACAGGCAGGCAGGCCAGCTATAAGCTTACCAAAAAATAA
- a CDS encoding T9SS type A sorting domain-containing protein, which yields MNKIITIAACFFCIAVFSQVTNSGKPLSWVTENMEDLEPVTMPQFDLEALRAEDERNKDRADIPWRFGYEFLVDHNLGNSGTWHTLPDGGRIWRIRYRSAGAKTMNFLFSDFYMPKGATLYLYNNGRTDLLGAYDAQQNNEQRVLGTWLVKGEDIWLEYYEPADVAGRGRLEIFKLVHGYRAASDAMSDDQGLNTTGDCMRDVDCPMPDIQAYKDINKKAVALILVGGSYFCSGALINNTNNDGKPYFLTANHCYSDPALWAFRFNWISPNPVCGEVGDSTSNAPGFYQTSSGANLVAKYFYSDFCLVEIPSQLPALWDLVWLGWDHSDTTPASTFSIHHPAGDIMKVNRDLDQPLPSIGLFWTVENWEMGANAGGSSGSPLFDNNGRVIGQLKGGSSGCNGTSSNNLHDIYGRFGISWEGGGTPDSRLKDWLDPAATGAMTADYYIRPDHPVDVELNLESLLTAFCTDTGFATVNVINAGTEPLQNLQLSYSVNSGPPQIVSWTGNLMHGDNFPLQLPPLNGIAGQNSVEISVVTANGVNDPNTSNNTVSGNFNVLHFGTGNVHLHLHTDYFGNESSWELQDANGALLYSDAGLSGDSDYEYDFDLSAEGCYNFIMSDQHGDGMCCSFGPGVYRLTAANGALIAEGSRFGFYDFVSFRLFNGLSLAENALQNVNIYPNPSQGLVTVEQPGSNALDYVVYNVLGQETMKGTVAGQRSVLDITAAPDGVYIIKLEEKKTGRLINFRLIKE from the coding sequence ATGAACAAGATAATTACTATTGCTGCCTGCTTTTTTTGTATTGCCGTTTTTTCGCAGGTTACCAATTCCGGGAAGCCACTCAGCTGGGTAACGGAAAACATGGAAGATCTTGAGCCGGTGACAATGCCGCAATTCGATCTTGAAGCCTTACGTGCAGAAGATGAGCGCAATAAAGACAGGGCGGACATTCCATGGCGGTTTGGCTATGAGTTTCTTGTAGACCATAATCTTGGTAATAGCGGTACGTGGCATACATTACCGGATGGCGGACGCATTTGGCGGATACGCTACCGGTCTGCAGGTGCAAAAACGATGAACTTTCTTTTCAGCGATTTTTACATGCCAAAGGGCGCTACGCTATATCTTTATAATAATGGGCGCACCGATTTGCTTGGGGCGTATGATGCACAACAGAATAATGAGCAGCGCGTGTTGGGTACATGGCTCGTAAAAGGAGAGGATATCTGGCTGGAATACTACGAGCCCGCCGATGTAGCCGGGCGGGGACGGCTGGAAATATTTAAGCTGGTGCACGGTTACCGGGCTGCCAGCGACGCTATGAGTGATGACCAGGGATTGAATACTACAGGCGATTGCATGCGCGATGTCGATTGCCCCATGCCGGATATCCAGGCTTATAAGGATATTAATAAAAAGGCTGTAGCGCTCATTTTGGTTGGCGGTTCCTATTTCTGCTCCGGCGCGCTTATAAATAACACCAATAACGATGGCAAACCTTATTTTCTGACCGCAAACCATTGTTATTCCGATCCTGCGCTATGGGCTTTCCGCTTCAACTGGATAAGCCCGAACCCCGTTTGCGGTGAAGTGGGCGACAGCACCTCCAATGCGCCTGGCTTTTACCAGACCTCGAGCGGCGCAAACCTGGTAGCTAAATATTTTTATTCAGATTTTTGCCTCGTAGAGATACCATCGCAGCTTCCTGCCCTGTGGGACCTCGTATGGCTGGGATGGGACCATAGCGATACCACCCCGGCATCTACTTTTAGCATCCATCATCCCGCGGGCGATATCATGAAGGTGAACCGCGATCTCGACCAGCCTCTGCCGAGTATCGGCTTATTTTGGACCGTTGAGAATTGGGAGATGGGGGCAAATGCCGGAGGCTCTTCAGGCTCTCCGCTATTCGATAACAATGGTCGTGTGATCGGGCAATTGAAAGGCGGAAGTTCGGGGTGCAACGGCACTTCGTCCAATAACCTCCACGATATTTACGGAAGGTTTGGCATATCCTGGGAAGGCGGTGGCACTCCCGATTCGAGGCTGAAAGACTGGCTCGATCCTGCAGCTACGGGCGCAATGACAGCCGACTACTACATCCGGCCTGATCATCCCGTTGATGTAGAGCTAAACCTGGAATCACTCCTCACAGCTTTCTGCACCGATACCGGTTTTGCGACTGTTAATGTGATCAACGCCGGTACCGAACCGCTCCAGAACCTTCAATTAAGCTATAGCGTCAATTCAGGCCCGCCACAAATTGTCAGTTGGACGGGCAACCTCATGCATGGTGATAATTTTCCGTTGCAACTTCCCCCATTGAACGGTATCGCGGGCCAAAATTCAGTAGAGATCTCAGTTGTAACAGCAAATGGAGTTAACGACCCAAATACATCGAATAATACCGTATCCGGCAATTTTAATGTACTGCATTTTGGCACCGGTAATGTGCACCTGCACCTGCATACCGATTATTTCGGCAACGAAAGCAGTTGGGAGCTACAGGATGCCAACGGGGCGCTGCTTTATAGCGACGCAGGCCTTTCAGGGGATTCCGATTACGAGTATGATTTCGATCTCAGTGCAGAAGGCTGCTATAATTTCATCATGTCCGATCAGCATGGCGACGGGATGTGCTGCAGCTTTGGCCCGGGTGTGTACAGGCTTACCGCAGCAAACGGTGCTTTGATAGCGGAAGGTAGCCGGTTCGGTTTTTACGATTTTGTGAGCTTCCGGCTTTTTAATGGGCTTTCACTGGCTGAAAATGCCCTGCAGAATGTCAATATCTATCCGAATCCCTCCCAGGGATTGGTAACTGTCGAACAGCCGGGCAGCAATGCGCTTGATTATGTGGTTTATAATGTTTTGGGTCAGGAAACAATGAAGGGTACTGTTGCCGGGCAAAGATCGGTACTGGATATCACGGCCGCCCCTGATGGCGTTTACATTATAAAGCTTGAAGAAAAAAAAACAGGCAGGTTGATAAATTTCAGGCTTATAAAAGAATAG
- the rlmN gene encoding 23S rRNA (adenine(2503)-C(2))-methyltransferase RlmN has translation MQTEKKDIRALTKEQLRDFFVANGDKAFRGNQVYEWLWSKRAHSFDDMTNVAKPTRQMLEDNFVINHIHVDEMQQSSDGTVKNAVRLHDGLVVESVLIPTKTRTTACVSSQVGCSLDCNFCATARLKRMRNLNPDEIYDQVAAIDSESRLYHNRPLSNIVFMGMGEPLMNYNNVLKAIEKITSPEGLGMSAKRITVSTSGLPKMIKKLADDEVRFKLAVSLHSAIDEVRSRIMPFSENFPLKDLRESLEYWYSKTKSRVTYEYVVWKGINDRKEDIDALVKFCRYVPCKVNLIEYNPIDDGEFQQADPETIEAYIKALERDGIVVKVRRSRGKDIDAACGQLANKNESSANV, from the coding sequence ATGCAAACGGAAAAGAAAGACATAAGGGCGCTTACAAAAGAACAGCTTCGCGATTTTTTTGTGGCAAATGGGGATAAGGCATTCCGGGGCAACCAGGTATACGAATGGCTGTGGAGCAAGCGCGCGCACAGCTTTGACGACATGACCAATGTAGCTAAGCCCACACGCCAGATGCTGGAAGATAACTTTGTCATCAACCATATACATGTAGATGAGATGCAGCAAAGCAGCGACGGCACGGTAAAAAATGCCGTACGCCTGCACGATGGCCTGGTGGTAGAGTCGGTACTGATACCCACCAAGACCCGGACCACAGCTTGTGTGTCGAGCCAGGTAGGGTGCAGCCTCGACTGCAACTTTTGCGCTACGGCTAGGCTTAAACGCATGCGTAACCTCAACCCGGACGAGATTTACGATCAGGTGGCTGCTATAGACAGTGAAAGCCGCCTGTATCACAACAGACCGTTATCCAACATCGTCTTTATGGGTATGGGCGAGCCGCTCATGAACTATAATAATGTACTGAAAGCTATAGAGAAGATCACCTCACCCGAAGGGCTGGGGATGTCGGCAAAGCGTATTACCGTTTCTACTTCGGGCTTGCCCAAAATGATAAAAAAGCTGGCGGACGATGAGGTGCGCTTCAAGCTGGCGGTATCACTGCATTCTGCAATTGATGAGGTGCGGTCCAGGATCATGCCTTTCAGCGAGAATTTCCCGCTTAAGGACCTGCGGGAGTCACTTGAATATTGGTACAGCAAAACCAAAAGCCGCGTTACCTACGAATATGTGGTTTGGAAAGGCATCAACGACAGAAAAGAAGACATTGATGCCCTGGTGAAATTCTGCCGCTATGTACCCTGTAAGGTCAATCTTATAGAATACAACCCTATAGATGACGGCGAATTCCAGCAGGCCGATCCGGAAACGATAGAGGCCTATATAAAAGCGCTCGAACGCGATGGCATTGTGGTAAAAGTACGCCGCAGCCGCGGAAAAGACATAGATGCTGCCTGTGGGCAGTTGGCCAATAAAAACGAATCTTCGGCGAACGTTTAA
- a CDS encoding Sec-independent protein translocase subunit TatA/TatB has translation MFGIGGGEFFLILVVVLMLFGSDKIPEIARTLGKGMQQLKNATNDIKAEIHNSAGIDDIKKTFTEIGSEDVSRDIKGEIEKMKESIEDTSGPIKRIQ, from the coding sequence ATGTTTGGAATTGGCGGAGGGGAATTTTTCCTGATCTTGGTAGTAGTGCTGATGTTGTTCGGGTCGGATAAGATACCTGAAATCGCGCGTACGCTGGGAAAAGGGATGCAGCAGCTGAAAAATGCTACCAACGACATTAAAGCCGAGATACACAATAGCGCCGGTATAGACGACATTAAAAAGACATTTACCGAAATAGGCTCCGAAGATGTATCAAGGGATATAAAGGGCGAGATCGAAAAAATGAAAGAAAGCATCGAAGATACATCCGGTCCTATAAAACGCATCCAGTAA
- a CDS encoding T9SS type A sorting domain-containing protein: MKKLLLFIAFLMSLNAFAQTPIQAFYTASLIPEDSNITSYDLVTSASGPNQSATGANVVWNFNDLTQVTTTATTVLAASANDIANYPGTTMAVETTTQGGNPSYYYLGTSGSATSLTGADTSQMTIKYTNPALIGNFPMNYGDSTSDTVAGTFTGSGFSGTFTGTTSTSVDAYGTLTVNVGFSGPKNVTRLKTLQNLSLVYMGVPVGTLTQTTYSYYSSDFMLGPVFRSINSHIVVAALSIDQTQNTLEVYDQMANGVEDFNNRQKVVIAPNPVKDVLHIEGDAAIESVKIIDTTGRIIAEGKSNDIPVNQFPAGIYQVLVKGQSGSKSLKMVKQ, translated from the coding sequence ATGAAAAAACTATTACTATTCATTGCTTTTTTAATGTCTCTTAATGCTTTTGCACAAACACCTATCCAGGCTTTTTACACCGCATCGCTTATACCGGAAGACAGCAATATTACCAGCTATGACCTGGTAACATCCGCTTCAGGGCCGAACCAGTCAGCGACAGGTGCTAATGTGGTATGGAACTTCAATGATCTTACCCAGGTAACGACCACTGCTACTACCGTGCTCGCGGCTTCTGCCAATGATATTGCCAATTATCCCGGGACAACAATGGCCGTTGAGACTACAACGCAGGGTGGTAACCCATCGTATTATTACCTTGGCACATCAGGAAGTGCAACGTCCCTCACAGGGGCAGACACTTCACAAATGACCATTAAATATACCAATCCGGCACTGATAGGTAACTTCCCGATGAATTATGGTGACAGTACTTCAGATACCGTGGCAGGCACCTTTACGGGCAGTGGCTTTTCCGGGACCTTCACGGGGACAACGTCAACTTCGGTAGATGCCTACGGTACCCTTACTGTAAACGTTGGCTTTAGCGGCCCTAAGAATGTAACAAGGCTTAAGACTCTGCAAAACCTTTCGTTGGTATATATGGGCGTTCCTGTAGGTACGCTTACGCAGACTACCTACAGCTACTATAGCAGCGACTTTATGCTGGGGCCAGTATTCAGGAGTATCAACAGCCATATAGTTGTAGCTGCGCTAAGCATCGACCAGACACAAAACACCCTTGAAGTATATGACCAGATGGCGAATGGCGTTGAAGATTTCAATAACCGCCAGAAGGTTGTAATTGCCCCGAACCCCGTTAAGGATGTACTGCACATCGAAGGCGATGCAGCGATTGAATCAGTAAAGATAATCGATACTACCGGAAGGATAATTGCCGAGGGTAAAAGCAATGACATCCCGGTAAACCAGTTTCCTGCTGGCATTTACCAGGTGCTTGTGAAGGGACAAAGCGGCAGTAAATCCTTAAAAATGGTTAAACAATAA
- a CDS encoding phosphatase PAP2 family protein, whose product MLEYLQQLDRDVFVYLNSLGSETFDPLWEVITKQVSWIPIFAIILYLAFKRLGWRHALLVVGMVALLLILTDQATNLIKNSVQRLRPGNNPELEGLIRAIQRRHSFSFISGHASNSMAVAFFLYRVLHPYIKYMGFFFLWPLIFAYSRIYLGLHYPGDILMGYLFGLFTGWLVLRLYVYLRDRYFPEHEKLDNPTNSEPVTNG is encoded by the coding sequence ATGCTTGAGTATTTGCAGCAGCTCGACAGGGATGTATTCGTTTACCTTAATTCCCTGGGTTCAGAGACTTTCGACCCTCTTTGGGAAGTCATTACAAAACAGGTAAGCTGGATTCCCATTTTTGCGATCATACTTTATCTCGCGTTCAAAAGGCTCGGCTGGCGCCACGCCCTTTTGGTAGTAGGTATGGTAGCTTTACTGCTGATACTTACCGACCAGGCCACAAACCTTATAAAGAACAGTGTGCAGCGCCTTCGCCCGGGCAATAATCCGGAACTTGAAGGGTTGATAAGGGCAATTCAGCGCAGGCATTCGTTCAGTTTTATATCCGGGCATGCGTCAAATTCTATGGCGGTAGCTTTCTTCTTATACCGGGTATTGCACCCTTATATAAAATACATGGGCTTTTTCTTCCTTTGGCCGCTCATATTCGCCTACAGCCGCATCTATCTGGGGCTGCATTATCCCGGAGATATACTGATGGGCTACCTGTTTGGATTGTTCACAGGATGGCTGGTGCTCAGGCTGTATGTCTACCTTCGCGACCGGTACTTCCCCGAGCACGAAAAATTAGATAACCCGACTAACAGTGAGCCCGTCACGAATGGGTAG
- a CDS encoding O-methyltransferase, whose amino-acid sequence MHFISEELEDYAAFHSENEPELLAALNKETHQKILQPRMLSGHFQGRVLSMISKLVSPQHILEIGTYTGYASLCLAEGLRENGTLDTIDNNEELYDLQGKYFRMSPWKDQITQHLGNALEIIPTLQKKFALVFIDADKENYINYFKMIVPMMNKGGIILSDNVLWSGKVLEPVKANDKSTNVLLEYNRLLKEDPRVETVLLPIRDGLTVSRVI is encoded by the coding sequence ATGCATTTTATATCCGAAGAACTGGAAGATTACGCAGCTTTCCACAGCGAAAACGAACCTGAACTACTTGCCGCTCTTAACAAGGAAACGCACCAGAAAATATTGCAGCCCCGCATGCTCAGCGGGCATTTCCAGGGAAGGGTGTTAAGCATGATTTCCAAGCTGGTATCTCCGCAGCACATCCTTGAGATCGGTACCTATACCGGATATGCTTCCCTATGCCTTGCTGAAGGCCTTAGGGAGAACGGCACACTGGACACCATCGACAATAATGAAGAGTTATATGACCTTCAGGGAAAATATTTCAGGATGTCGCCATGGAAGGATCAGATAACGCAGCATTTAGGCAATGCGCTGGAAATCATACCGACTTTACAAAAAAAATTCGCCCTTGTTTTTATTGATGCCGATAAAGAGAACTACATCAATTACTTTAAAATGATCGTGCCGATGATGAATAAAGGCGGCATCATTTTATCGGATAATGTATTGTGGAGCGGAAAAGTTTTGGAACCTGTAAAAGCCAATGATAAAAGCACCAATGTTTTACTAGAATACAACCGCCTGCTAAAAGAAGACCCCCGCGTAGAAACCGTATTACTACCCATTCGTGACGGGCTCACTGTTAGTCGGGTTATCTAA
- a CDS encoding polyprenyl synthetase family protein, protein MKITEQIKQPIAQEMELFEKKFRDSMSSKVALLNRITYYIVNRKGKQMRPMFVFLTAKMISGGTVNERTYRGASVIELIHTATLVHDDVVDDSNRRRGFFSINALWKNKIAVLVGDFLLSKGLLLSIDNGDFDLLRIISVAVREMSEGELLQIEKARRLDITEDIYYEIIRQKTATLIAACCSLGACSVEPNGVHTEKMRKFGELIGMAFQIKDDLFDYTDDAIGKPTGIDIKEQKMTLPLIYALNNCARDEKKWLINSVKNHNKDKKRVKEVIAFVKQKGGLAYAEQRMAQFREEALLILADYPSSVYKDALVLMVNYVIERKI, encoded by the coding sequence ATGAAAATAACCGAGCAGATCAAGCAGCCTATAGCGCAGGAAATGGAACTTTTCGAGAAAAAGTTCCGCGATTCCATGTCTTCAAAAGTAGCGCTGCTCAACAGGATCACCTATTATATCGTAAACCGAAAGGGCAAGCAGATGCGCCCCATGTTCGTATTTCTTACCGCCAAAATGATTAGCGGCGGTACGGTAAACGAACGTACCTATCGCGGGGCATCTGTTATTGAGCTGATACATACGGCAACGCTCGTTCATGACGATGTAGTAGACGACAGCAACCGCCGCAGGGGCTTTTTCTCTATCAACGCCTTATGGAAAAATAAGATCGCTGTTCTGGTTGGCGACTTCCTTCTGTCAAAAGGGTTATTACTTTCTATTGACAATGGTGATTTCGACCTGCTCCGTATCATCTCAGTTGCCGTGCGCGAAATGAGCGAAGGCGAATTACTGCAGATCGAAAAAGCAAGGAGGCTCGATATTACGGAAGATATTTATTACGAGATCATCCGCCAAAAAACAGCTACCCTTATCGCTGCGTGTTGTTCGCTTGGGGCGTGCTCTGTAGAGCCTAATGGCGTACATACGGAAAAAATGCGCAAATTCGGAGAACTCATTGGTATGGCTTTCCAGATCAAGGATGACCTTTTTGATTATACCGATGATGCTATTGGCAAACCTACCGGTATCGATATTAAGGAGCAAAAAATGACATTGCCGCTTATCTATGCCCTGAACAATTGCGCAAGGGATGAAAAGAAATGGCTTATCAATTCCGTTAAGAACCATAATAAAGATAAAAAGCGTGTTAAGGAAGTCATTGCCTTTGTGAAGCAAAAGGGTGGGCTTGCATACGCGGAACAAAGGATGGCGCAGTTTCGTGAAGAGGCGCTCCTGATTCTGGCTGATTATCCTTCATCCGTTTATAAAGATGCACTCGTCCTGATGGTGAATTATGTCATCGAAAGGAAAATCTAG